A single window of Candidatus Eisenbacteria bacterium DNA harbors:
- a CDS encoding DegT/DnrJ/EryC1/StrS aminotransferase family protein yields MTGANVPYFRPPITDDDVEAVAAAVRSGWLTSGPQVKRFEQEFAAAVGAKHALAVNSCTAALHLAVEALHLRADQVVLTPTMTFAATAEVVRYQGAWPLLVDCDPVTAHLDFADAERKLADFRAGRLPGKLPADAEVVGIIPVHVAGLMMDVAKVKAFATKHRLWTVEDSAHSFPAAWRCSAGHAWQRCGENTSMIGCFSFYANKTITTGEGGMAVTDDDDLAGRMRLMALHGLSHDAWGRYAGGPWDYRIVAPGFKYNMTDMAAALGLRQLSRAHELRDAREALAMRYLEALADVEWIELPPVNADRVHAWHLFPIRLRLDRLRADRNQILDELKKEGVGCSVHWRPLHLHPYYEEFGWTRAHLPEASALWERLISLPMFPGMREDEFQHVVRTVSAVCARHGR; encoded by the coding sequence GTGACCGGCGCCAACGTTCCTTACTTCCGTCCGCCGATCACCGACGACGACGTCGAGGCGGTGGCGGCGGCGGTGCGGTCCGGATGGCTCACGAGCGGCCCCCAGGTCAAGCGCTTCGAGCAGGAGTTCGCGGCCGCGGTCGGCGCCAAGCACGCGCTCGCCGTGAACTCGTGCACCGCGGCGCTGCACCTGGCGGTCGAGGCGCTGCACCTGCGCGCCGACCAGGTGGTCCTGACTCCGACCATGACATTTGCCGCGACCGCGGAGGTGGTGCGCTATCAGGGCGCGTGGCCGCTGCTCGTGGACTGCGATCCGGTCACCGCGCACCTGGATTTCGCGGACGCGGAGCGCAAGCTGGCCGACTTCCGCGCCGGACGGCTTCCCGGAAAGCTGCCGGCGGACGCCGAGGTGGTGGGCATCATCCCGGTCCACGTCGCCGGCTTGATGATGGACGTCGCGAAGGTGAAAGCCTTCGCCACGAAGCACCGCCTGTGGACCGTGGAGGACAGCGCCCACAGCTTTCCCGCCGCGTGGCGCTGCAGCGCCGGGCATGCCTGGCAGCGCTGCGGAGAGAACACCTCGATGATCGGCTGCTTCTCCTTCTACGCCAACAAGACCATCACCACCGGTGAAGGCGGCATGGCGGTGACCGACGACGACGATCTCGCCGGACGCATGCGGCTGATGGCGCTTCACGGGTTGTCGCACGACGCCTGGGGACGGTACGCGGGAGGTCCCTGGGACTATCGGATCGTCGCGCCGGGATTCAAGTACAACATGACCGACATGGCCGCGGCGCTTGGCCTGCGACAGCTCTCGCGCGCCCACGAGCTGCGCGACGCGCGCGAAGCTCTGGCCATGCGCTACCTCGAGGCCCTGGCGGACGTGGAATGGATCGAGCTGCCGCCGGTGAACGCGGATCGCGTCCACGCCTGGCATCTCTTCCCGATCCGCTTGCGACTCGACCGGCTGCGCGCCGATCGCAATCAGATCCTCGACGAGCTGAAGAAGGAAGGGGTGGGATGCTCGGTGCACTGGCGGCCGCTCCATCTTCACCCGTATTACGAGGAGTTCGGGTGGACACGCGCCCACCTTCCCGAAGCGTCGGCGCTGTGGGAGCGACTGATCAGCCTGCCGATGTTCCCCGGCATGCGCGAGGACGAGTTCCAGCACGTGGTGCGCACGGTTTCGGCGGTTTGCGCGCGCCATGGCCGCTGA
- a CDS encoding glycosyltransferase family 2 protein: protein MSTKPSVTVIMPIRNEGAFIDRSLGAVVDQDFPRERLQILVADGRSTDDTRARIQDLARKHPEVTIEIVDNPGGIVPTGMNAALRKATGDIIVRVDGHTIVERDYIRRCLDALERTGAQCVGGRMDAVADAALGRAVALATSSPFGVGGARFHYSPREEEVDTVYMGAWPRELFQRMGGFDEEMVRNQDDELSYRIRERGGRIMLDPSIKSRYYPRTSLRTLWRQYFQYGYWKVRVMQKHPLQMKLRHFAPGALVATLAVTALASPFSAAARVALVTVASLYVAANLAASAWTARRADEGSAPWLPVVFAALHLSYGAGFLTGLVRFAGRFGQRPAEATS from the coding sequence GTGAGCACGAAGCCGTCCGTGACCGTGATCATGCCGATCCGCAACGAAGGCGCATTCATCGACCGCAGCCTGGGCGCCGTGGTCGATCAGGACTTTCCCCGTGAACGGCTGCAGATCCTGGTCGCCGACGGCCGGTCCACCGACGATACGCGTGCCCGGATTCAGGACCTGGCTCGCAAGCATCCGGAGGTGACGATCGAGATCGTCGACAATCCCGGCGGCATCGTGCCGACCGGCATGAACGCCGCGCTCCGCAAGGCGACCGGTGACATCATCGTCCGGGTCGACGGCCACACGATCGTCGAGCGCGATTACATCCGGCGTTGTCTGGATGCCCTCGAACGCACCGGTGCCCAGTGCGTGGGCGGACGCATGGACGCGGTGGCGGATGCCGCGCTGGGCCGCGCCGTGGCGCTGGCCACCTCCTCGCCGTTCGGTGTGGGCGGGGCGAGATTCCACTATTCTCCGCGGGAGGAAGAGGTCGATACGGTATACATGGGCGCCTGGCCCCGGGAGCTGTTCCAGCGGATGGGCGGTTTCGACGAGGAGATGGTGCGCAATCAGGACGACGAGCTGAGCTATCGCATTCGTGAGCGAGGCGGTCGCATCATGCTCGATCCTTCGATCAAGTCCCGCTACTACCCGCGGACCTCGCTGCGCACGCTGTGGCGCCAGTACTTCCAGTACGGCTACTGGAAGGTTCGGGTGATGCAGAAGCATCCCCTCCAGATGAAGCTCCGCCACTTCGCGCCCGGAGCGCTGGTCGCGACGCTGGCGGTGACGGCGCTCGCGTCCCCGTTCTCGGCCGCGGCGCGGGTCGCGCTGGTGACGGTCGCGAGTCTCTACGTCGCGGCCAATCTCGCGGCATCGGCCTGGACGGCGCGCCGGGCCGACGAGGGATCCGCGCCGTGGCTGCCGGTAGTGTTCGCAGCGCTCCACCTCTCTTATGGCGCGGGATTCCTGACCGGACTGGTGCGGTTCGCCGGTCGTTTCGGCCAGCGGCCGGCGGAGGCGACGTCGTGA
- a CDS encoding ABC transporter substrate-binding protein gives MKLQHGSGERGLAFAWTAVVAAVLGLSCGGGSKEMPPVRVTWVVGQALPNFDPLGPPDPVRAAIERLISRGLVEEDSTGRIVPAAAESVAISGNGLQYRFTLRPDLTFSDGSPCRSEAFREAIEAGVNRLDHATYAWLFSSIEGMSKARPGRPLPPLGIATPDPRTLLITLSRPDSLFLRKLAFPGAAVPWRRGAEGWFDGVGSYRIAAAAPQRLTLALRAPSAGLPDSIQIRFIPAASRVRALLRASAPDLVWPPPPDLLDQALPPAYQALSRAARPTRRLLLVLRPDLPPTSKEAARHALTSGLNRAELIDALGIAGEDRTTGLTGAPPYPFPNDDPSQVREWLERGDLGRSLHVVMAYSADGMGARVARTLQSEWARNGLDVELRPFREPAVSTEMLRRGGAQLLLVEDQAILATASAELASLVLPMRGPAVGAFRVGWMTREFDPWIWAAGNPPPLDAGAAQQRLVDEDIALPIANLPWLWVQRAEVKGRFHPRLGPDPIGAAP, from the coding sequence GTGAAGCTCCAGCATGGAAGCGGAGAGCGAGGTCTCGCGTTCGCCTGGACGGCCGTGGTCGCGGCGGTCCTGGGTCTCTCCTGCGGCGGCGGCTCCAAGGAAATGCCCCCGGTGCGGGTCACCTGGGTCGTCGGGCAGGCCCTGCCCAACTTCGATCCGCTCGGCCCGCCGGATCCGGTGAGAGCGGCGATCGAGCGCCTGATCTCGCGCGGCCTGGTGGAGGAAGACTCGACCGGGCGCATCGTGCCGGCGGCGGCCGAGAGCGTTGCGATTTCCGGCAACGGGCTCCAGTACCGATTCACGCTTCGACCCGATCTCACCTTCTCCGACGGGTCGCCATGCCGGAGCGAAGCCTTCCGAGAAGCCATCGAGGCCGGCGTCAACCGCCTCGACCATGCCACGTACGCGTGGCTCTTTTCGTCGATCGAAGGGATGAGCAAGGCACGGCCGGGACGGCCGCTGCCGCCCCTGGGCATCGCCACACCCGACCCTCGCACGCTGCTGATCACGCTGTCGCGTCCCGATTCCCTGTTCCTCAGGAAGCTCGCGTTTCCAGGCGCCGCCGTCCCGTGGCGGCGTGGGGCGGAAGGCTGGTTCGACGGAGTCGGGAGCTACCGGATTGCCGCCGCGGCCCCGCAGCGACTGACGCTGGCGCTGCGAGCGCCATCGGCCGGCCTCCCGGACAGCATCCAGATCCGTTTCATTCCGGCCGCGTCCCGGGTGCGTGCGCTGCTGCGCGCCTCGGCGCCCGACCTGGTGTGGCCGCCTCCGCCCGATCTGCTCGATCAGGCCCTGCCTCCGGCCTATCAGGCACTGTCGCGGGCCGCGCGGCCGACACGCCGGCTGCTGCTCGTGCTCCGCCCCGACCTTCCGCCGACGTCGAAGGAAGCCGCGCGGCATGCGCTGACGAGCGGCCTGAACCGTGCCGAGCTGATCGACGCGCTGGGCATCGCGGGGGAGGACCGCACCACGGGGCTGACCGGAGCTCCGCCCTACCCCTTCCCCAATGACGATCCTTCGCAGGTGCGGGAGTGGCTCGAGCGAGGAGATCTCGGCCGCTCCCTGCACGTGGTGATGGCGTATTCCGCCGACGGCATGGGGGCGCGCGTCGCGCGCACGCTGCAATCCGAATGGGCGCGCAACGGCCTCGACGTCGAGCTGCGGCCGTTCCGGGAGCCCGCCGTCAGCACCGAAATGCTGCGCCGCGGCGGCGCGCAGCTCCTGCTGGTCGAGGACCAGGCGATCCTCGCCACGGCGTCGGCCGAGCTGGCGAGCCTCGTCCTGCCGATGCGCGGTCCGGCCGTGGGCGCGTTCCGAGTCGGCTGGATGACGCGCGAGTTCGATCCTTGGATCTGGGCGGCCGGGAATCCACCTCCACTCGATGCCGGCGCCGCGCAGCAACGCCTCGTCGACGAGGACATCGCGCTGCCGATCGCCAATCTGCCATGGCTGTGGGTGCAGCGGGCGGAGGTGAAGGGCCGATTCCATCCGCGACTCGGCCCCGATCCGATCGGAGCGGCGCCGTGA
- a CDS encoding Xaa-Pro peptidase family protein — protein sequence MSDLHRNRVSRLQRAIDSQEADFMLIAPSADFFWATGAKARSTERLLALVVPRRGDPFCLVPRLESDALAHECPWLECVAWADHENPLPMLEKRLDLDRPRTLLIGEGFRVTPLLALAARATCRPSASAMAPLRAVKDPDELRHLAEAGRHADAIVLETAEFMRPGMTEIEVARFAMRRFEDAGDTEPWAICASGPNSALPHHFNSSRRLQEGDVVILDVGAYTSGYGSDITRTFWLGTPPAEAEKVYAIVDDARRAGIAAARPGAPCEAVDRAARAVIEKAGYGEFFVHRTGHGVGLEVHEPPYLAGGNATPLEASNVHSVEPGIYLPGRFGVRLEDLVVVEPDGARRLNEAPFDPTLQRVRG from the coding sequence GTGAGCGATCTCCATCGAAATCGCGTCTCGCGCCTGCAGCGCGCGATCGACTCGCAGGAGGCCGACTTCATGCTCATCGCTCCGTCGGCCGACTTCTTCTGGGCGACCGGCGCCAAGGCGCGCTCCACCGAGCGGCTCCTGGCGCTCGTGGTTCCACGCCGGGGCGATCCTTTCTGCCTGGTGCCGCGTCTCGAGTCCGACGCGCTCGCGCACGAGTGCCCGTGGCTCGAATGCGTGGCCTGGGCCGATCACGAGAACCCTCTGCCGATGCTCGAGAAGCGGCTCGATCTCGACCGTCCGCGTACGCTCTTGATCGGCGAAGGATTCCGAGTCACTCCATTGCTGGCGCTCGCGGCGCGCGCGACCTGTCGCCCCTCAGCATCGGCCATGGCCCCGCTGCGCGCGGTCAAGGACCCGGACGAGCTGCGCCATCTCGCCGAGGCCGGACGTCACGCCGACGCCATCGTGCTCGAGACCGCCGAGTTCATGCGGCCCGGCATGACCGAGATCGAGGTCGCGCGCTTCGCGATGCGCAGGTTCGAGGACGCGGGCGACACCGAGCCGTGGGCGATCTGCGCCTCGGGTCCGAACAGCGCGCTGCCTCACCACTTCAATTCGTCGCGCCGTCTGCAGGAAGGCGACGTGGTGATCCTCGACGTCGGCGCATACACCTCCGGCTATGGCTCCGACATCACTCGCACATTCTGGCTCGGCACGCCGCCCGCGGAGGCCGAGAAGGTGTACGCGATCGTCGACGACGCGCGCCGCGCCGGTATCGCGGCGGCACGGCCCGGCGCGCCCTGCGAGGCGGTCGATCGTGCGGCTCGCGCGGTGATCGAGAAGGCCGGCTACGGCGAGTTCTTCGTGCACCGCACCGGTCACGGTGTCGGACTCGAAGTCCACGAGCCGCCCTATCTCGCCGGTGGCAATGCCACGCCGCTCGAGGCCTCCAACGTGCACAGCGTCGAGCCGGGCATCTACCTTCCCGGGCGTTTCGGAGTCCGTCTCGAGGACCTGGTCGTGGTCGAGCCGGATGGCGCGCGGCGTCTCAACGAAGCGCCCTTCGATCCCACCCTGCAACGGGTGCGAGGATGA
- the gltX gene encoding glutamate--tRNA ligase — MSVRVRFAPSPTGYLHVGGARTALYNYLFARGHGGTFILRIEDTDAARSTPESLAAIFDSLRWLGLTWDEGPEAGGDCGPYFQAQRRDLYHQHAATLTASGRAYPCYCTAEELEARRAAQVASGEPPGYDDRCRGLDAEGRAAREKEGRKAALRFALPSSGETGWVDVVRSQVTFRNDLLDDFVLIRSDGLPTYNYACVIDDHAMAITHVIRGDDHISNTPRQLLLYQALGWTPPVFAHVPMILGADGSRLSKRHGATSVGAYRDLGYLPEAMVNFLAMLGWAYDGQRELFTLDELVQCFKLERVGSNPAVFNTDKLEWMNGQHLRMLPEGERIRRVAAHLSVQGYDVTSRGPEWLAALVRAIGDRMKTLEDAERYVAFALKAELARDPEAWAEVREKPDVAPRLRSLEAKLAVESSWDLESLERVTRGVAAELGIKAGELIGLTRVALTGRKVSPGIFDVMWLLGRERTLERLEDTAREWEEARRASV; from the coding sequence ATGAGCGTGCGCGTCCGATTCGCCCCCAGTCCCACCGGCTACCTCCATGTCGGGGGCGCGCGCACGGCGCTCTACAACTATCTCTTTGCCCGCGGACACGGCGGCACCTTCATTCTTCGCATCGAGGACACCGATGCCGCGCGCTCGACGCCGGAATCCCTGGCGGCGATCTTCGACAGCCTGCGCTGGCTCGGCCTCACCTGGGACGAGGGACCCGAGGCCGGAGGCGATTGCGGGCCCTACTTCCAGGCGCAACGCCGGGATCTGTACCACCAGCATGCAGCGACGTTGACGGCTTCCGGGCGCGCCTACCCCTGCTATTGCACCGCCGAGGAGCTGGAAGCGCGCCGCGCGGCACAGGTGGCGAGCGGCGAGCCGCCGGGCTACGACGACCGCTGCCGCGGGCTCGATGCCGAAGGGCGCGCCGCGCGCGAGAAGGAAGGGCGCAAGGCGGCCCTGCGGTTCGCGCTGCCTTCGAGCGGGGAGACCGGCTGGGTCGACGTCGTCCGCAGCCAGGTCACCTTTCGCAACGATCTGCTGGACGACTTCGTGCTGATCCGCTCGGACGGCTTGCCGACCTACAACTACGCCTGCGTGATCGATGATCACGCCATGGCGATCACGCACGTGATCCGGGGCGATGACCACATCTCGAACACGCCGCGGCAGCTGCTGCTCTACCAGGCGCTGGGCTGGACGCCGCCGGTCTTCGCGCATGTCCCCATGATCCTCGGCGCCGACGGCTCGCGACTCTCCAAGCGTCACGGCGCGACGTCCGTGGGCGCCTATCGCGACCTCGGCTATCTGCCCGAGGCGATGGTGAACTTCCTCGCGATGCTGGGCTGGGCCTACGACGGCCAGCGCGAGCTGTTCACGCTCGACGAGCTGGTGCAGTGCTTCAAGCTGGAGCGTGTGGGCTCGAACCCCGCGGTGTTCAACACCGACAAGCTCGAGTGGATGAACGGCCAGCACCTGCGGATGCTTCCCGAAGGCGAGCGCATCCGCCGGGTTGCGGCGCATCTGTCGGTGCAGGGATACGATGTCACGTCACGCGGGCCGGAGTGGCTCGCTGCACTGGTGCGCGCGATCGGGGACCGCATGAAGACGCTGGAGGATGCCGAGCGCTACGTCGCTTTCGCGCTCAAGGCGGAGCTGGCGCGCGACCCCGAAGCCTGGGCGGAGGTTCGTGAGAAACCCGACGTGGCGCCGCGCTTGCGATCGCTGGAAGCCAAGCTGGCGGTCGAGTCTTCGTGGGACCTGGAGTCGCTCGAGCGCGTCACTCGCGGCGTGGCCGCCGAGCTCGGCATCAAGGCGGGCGAGCTGATCGGCTTGACGCGCGTGGCGCTCACCGGCCGCAAGGTGAGCCCCGGCATCTTCGACGTGATGTGGCTGCTCGGACGCGAACGAACGCTGGAGCGACTCGAGGACACGGCCCGGGAGTGGGAAGAGGCGCGTCGGGCGAGCGTTTGA
- a CDS encoding VOC family protein — MVMVKPVPEGMQAVFPMLVCQSPEAEMDFCAAAFGAVEQVRRPGPDGSPIHIAMRINDAFLVVQSEFPDVVASRAPVADGSSPVVVFVYVADVDLVVERAVAAGAKILIPAQNQFWGDRSARILDPSGHVWTVASRIEETTEQQRAERWSDIREVRQPD, encoded by the coding sequence ATGGTGATGGTCAAGCCGGTTCCAGAAGGCATGCAGGCAGTTTTTCCGATGCTGGTCTGCCAGAGCCCAGAGGCCGAGATGGACTTCTGCGCGGCGGCATTCGGAGCGGTTGAGCAGGTGCGGCGGCCAGGCCCGGATGGTTCGCCAATTCACATAGCGATGCGAATCAACGACGCGTTCTTGGTGGTACAGTCAGAATTCCCGGACGTGGTAGCCAGCCGCGCACCCGTTGCCGATGGGAGCTCGCCCGTGGTCGTTTTCGTCTACGTTGCCGACGTAGACCTGGTGGTGGAGCGTGCTGTCGCTGCGGGCGCAAAGATCCTTATTCCCGCGCAGAATCAGTTTTGGGGCGACCGGTCGGCGAGGATCCTCGACCCATCTGGCCATGTTTGGACAGTTGCATCGCGCATCGAAGAGACTACGGAGCAGCAACGGGCCGAGCGCTGGTCAGACATTCGCGAA
- a CDS encoding sugar transferase, whose product MAADQPPVEELPRPQPGLPRGIEVALAGLGLLVLSPLLLVSALAIIATSPGGALFRQVRVGRDGRLFGLLKLRSMRIDLDGPPLTGRVDTRVTPLGRWLRRAKIDEIPQLWNVVVGDMALVGPRPEVPRYVDLADPRWRRVLEVRPGLTDPMTVKLRNEEALMPGSAEERERFYVETLLPMKVLGNLEYLSRRNAASDVSVLMATLIAIVFPGPPPDREELLRRGRI is encoded by the coding sequence ATGGCCGCTGACCAGCCTCCAGTCGAGGAGCTTCCCAGACCGCAGCCCGGCCTGCCGCGGGGTATCGAAGTCGCGCTGGCGGGGCTCGGATTGCTCGTGCTCTCGCCGCTCCTGCTCGTGTCGGCGCTGGCGATCATCGCCACCTCTCCGGGCGGCGCGTTGTTCCGCCAGGTGCGGGTCGGTCGCGACGGCCGCTTGTTCGGACTCCTCAAGCTGCGATCGATGCGCATCGACCTCGATGGGCCTCCGCTCACCGGCCGCGTCGACACGCGCGTCACCCCGCTGGGCCGCTGGCTGCGGCGCGCCAAGATCGACGAGATCCCTCAGCTCTGGAACGTGGTGGTGGGTGACATGGCGCTGGTGGGCCCGCGTCCCGAGGTGCCGCGCTACGTCGACCTCGCCGATCCGCGCTGGCGCCGTGTGCTCGAGGTGCGGCCGGGCCTCACCGATCCGATGACGGTCAAGCTGCGAAACGAAGAGGCGCTGATGCCGGGATCGGCGGAGGAGCGCGAGCGTTTCTACGTCGAGACGCTGCTGCCGATGAAAGTGCTCGGCAACCTCGAGTATCTCTCCCGGCGGAACGCCGCGTCCGATGTGAGCGTGCTGATGGCGACGTTGATCGCGATCGTCTTCCCGGGGCCCCCTCCGGACCGCGAGGAGCTGCTGCGCCGCGGCCGGATCTGA